Proteins encoded in a region of the Streptomyces sp. NBC_01298 genome:
- a CDS encoding EamA family transporter produces the protein MRPLHIALAVLVAAVWGFNFVVIEFGLGSFPPLLLSALRFLVAALPAVFFVGRPKVAWKWIVAVGVVLGIAKFGLLFTGMANGMPAGLSSLVLQAQAVFTAVFAAVVLKERPGRLRIAGMTVAFAGIAVAAVDEGASGPVLGFTMVIAAAACWGVSNVLTRKASPPDALNFMVWVSVVPVLPLAGLSLLIEGPERDLAALRGLDWSGVGVIVYLAWITTVFGFGAWGFLLRTYPASSVAPFSLLVPVFGMSSAALVLGEDVSGLRWVAAVLLVGGVAVTSLVPSKPRAAAPRPAEGPEPAVVASLEVPLPAAGGR, from the coding sequence ATGCGACCCCTTCACATCGCCCTGGCGGTCCTCGTGGCCGCGGTCTGGGGCTTCAACTTCGTCGTCATCGAGTTCGGGCTCGGATCCTTCCCGCCGCTGCTGCTGTCCGCCCTGCGCTTCCTGGTCGCGGCCCTGCCGGCGGTGTTCTTCGTCGGGCGCCCCAAGGTGGCCTGGAAGTGGATCGTCGCGGTCGGCGTGGTCCTCGGCATCGCGAAGTTCGGGCTGCTGTTCACCGGCATGGCCAACGGGATGCCGGCGGGGCTGTCCTCGCTGGTGCTCCAGGCGCAGGCGGTGTTCACCGCCGTGTTCGCGGCCGTCGTGCTCAAGGAGCGGCCGGGCCGGCTGCGGATCGCGGGCATGACCGTGGCCTTCGCGGGGATCGCCGTGGCCGCCGTGGACGAGGGCGCCTCCGGGCCGGTGCTGGGCTTCACGATGGTGATCGCGGCCGCCGCGTGCTGGGGCGTGTCCAACGTGCTGACCCGCAAGGCCTCCCCGCCCGACGCGCTGAACTTCATGGTGTGGGTGAGCGTGGTGCCGGTGCTGCCGCTGGCGGGACTGTCGCTGCTGATCGAGGGCCCCGAGCGGGACCTGGCGGCGCTGCGCGGGCTCGACTGGAGCGGGGTCGGGGTCATCGTGTACCTCGCCTGGATCACCACGGTGTTCGGCTTCGGCGCGTGGGGGTTCCTGCTGCGCACCTATCCCGCCTCCTCGGTGGCGCCCTTCTCGCTGCTGGTCCCGGTCTTCGGGATGAGCTCGGCGGCGCTGGTGCTCGGCGAGGACGTGAGCGGGCTGCGCTGGGTGGCGGCCGTCCTGCTGGTCGGCGGGGTGGCGGTGACCTCCCTGGTCCCCTCGAAGCCCCGGGCCGCGGCGCCGCGGCCGGCGGAGGGGCCGGAGCCCGCGGTGGTGGCCTCACTGGAGGTTCCGCTTCCGGCGGCGGGCGGCCGCTAG